Within the Butyrivibrio sp. AE3004 genome, the region GTGATGCAGAATCATTTGAGGCAGCTCTTAATGCGGGAGAAAACCTGGAGGGAAAGACAGTTCGGTTTTATGCAAGTGAGCTTCATCCTGACTCTGCCATGGGGTATAACATATGGGCTGGCGAACACCTGAATTTCATCTCATCGAGAAACCCAGATATAAAGGAAGGGTCAACTGCTGATGTGAAGGTAACAGAAATAACAAGTTCATTAGGTTCATGGTTTATAAAATATGAAAAGATTGATAACGGAACCATAGGCGATAGTACTATAACAAGCGCTTCTGCAAATACCGATAAGGGTTCTGTTGAAGAGAATACGAAGACAGATGATAGTTCAGCAGCGGGAGAGACAAACACTAATGTTGCGCAGGCAACAAAGGATGAGTCATCAAAAGTAAATGTTGAAGAGGAACTGGATAAAATAGAGGCTGTTGACGCTGGAATGGAAGTATTTGATAGTGGCTATGGCGGTAAATATGTCAGTGCTTATATGGCAATTAAGAATAACAGCAGCATAAACATAACTTTTTCGGATATGCGTTTTGAATATGTTGACGATGATGGGAAACTGTTGTCGGTAGATGATTATCTTAACTGTATCCCCGAGGCAATTAAACCAGGACAGACGGGATATATTTATTCCTACTACCACAGCATTGATGATGTAGATCTATCCAACGGATTTACCTTTAAGCCAGATGGTAAGACCAGGGAAGCAGAGAATTTCTACGAGATAGAAGTGAGCGATCCGAGTTTTAGCGTTGGATCTGTAATGGATATCAAAGTTATAGGTCGTGGAACAAATAATACTGATAAAGATCATTCATTGGCAGAACCTGGAGCGGTGTTCTTTGACAGTGATGGCAATGTTATGGGCTTTTGCTATGGAATAGAATCATTTGATGCAGGACAAACCAAGGCTTTTGAAATCTCTGGAGATATTCTATCAAGAGATTATGATCCGAAAAAGGTAAGCAGAGTAGAAGTATATATTCAGGGTAATGATTGGTAATCTACTTGATATAACAGGAAGGAGAGCAGGATGTTTGCTATTGGAATAATACTGATAATATGGGGCGCAATAGGTATTGTTATGGGAATGATGATGTTCGGAGATATAGGTGTAGCATGTATAGTTGGTGCAGTTACAGCTATTCTCTGTGGCATAGGATTCATAATTGCTAATAAGAAGGTTAAGAAGTTAAAGGAGGGCTGAGGTATGGCTTTCTGTTCAAATTGTGGTAAGGAGATCCCTTCTGGGAGTAATTTTTGCACAGCATGTGGAATCCCGGCTCCACAGCAGGATGCGATTCAAACGGATAATGCCATGGATGCCAATGCGGCACCAGTTCCGGCATATAATGCGCAGACAGTGAGTACTGATGTTACACCTGAAAAGAGGATGCATCTAATTTGGGGAATCATTGCAATGGTGCTGGGAATAGCATGTATAGTTTTACATGTTACATGGCCGTCAGTAGCATTGGGAATTGCGGCACTTGTGCTCGGAATAATCTGTCTGTCGAAACATTCCAAACTGTATGGATTTGCTATTGTGGCCATTGTTCTTTCTGTTGTAAACTTTTTGACTTATGTTATTGCTTACGATGCGTTGGAAAAAGAGATGGATGCAGCTAAAAGTGTCTACAGCGAGAATGAAACAAACGTATCTCAATCGGATTTCGATAGAAAAGAAGTTCCAGCAGGTGTGAATCCAGATCTTGTGGCATTCTTGGATGAATATGAGGATTTCGTAGATAAGTACTGTGAGTTCATGCAGAAATATTCTGAGAACCCAACCGACTTATCATTGTTAGCGGATTATGCAAGCATAATGCAAGAGTATTCTGATTTTGCGGAAAAGGTTAACTCTTACGATTCGAAATCAATGTCCACGGCTGATGCAAATTACTACATTGAGGTTACAACAAGATGTACACAAAAAATGCTGACTGTGGTTGGTAATATGGGAGATTCTGGAACAAACTAATTGGTTTAATATACAAAATTGTAGTTTATAAAAAATTAATGTTTTTGGAATTGCGATTATGGCTCTTTTGCGCGTTTTCATGGGTTTTGTGGCTATTATTATGTGGCTTGGATTTACGATTAGCGGTATAATAATAATCAGATTATTAGAAAAAATGAACTCTATCAGACATATTAAAACATATATACTATAAAACTGGTTTGCATAGACAAAGACCTGATATTGTAAAAAAGTAAATCTGCGTGGCTTAAACAAAGCATGAAAAAATGTATCGCAAAGGAGACATAATAATGGCAGATAATTTGGGCTTGGACTACGACGAGATAGTTATATTAAAGGAAACAAGTGTTGCCCATGGCGGTGTCATGGCAATGTATACAGATGAGCTTGTGTTAACTAATAAGAAAATTATCTGTATAAGTAAGGGAATGTTTGGTGGTACAAAAAAAATATATCATTATCCGCTCGATCAAATAAAAGTGTTCAATGGTATGCCACAAGTACGTCAAGGAAAGTACTCTAATGGCACGGCTACTTTAGATGTGTATATGGTAGACGGAGAAGACCAGTTTAGTTTTCAAACAAAAAACAAAAAAACCATATCTACGTGGATATATGAAATCAATAAACTATTTGGAATAGAAACTGTTCAGGGCGGCTCAGAGAATGGGGCAGATGATGATACTGTATTGGGCGCATTCAAGGAAGTTGGCGAAGAGTTCAAGGATGTTGGAAGAGAAATAGCTGAACAGTTTGGTTTTAAACTCAAAAAGAAAAATACAGTAGGTGTAAATAATAATGGTAATACCTCTGCAGCAAACGGAATAAATACGGGATTAAAGTGTTCTGCCTGTGGAAATCCTATAACAGCAGGGGCAAAGTTTTGTCCTTCATGTGGCGCTGCGATTGGATTAAAAAAGCCAGCTGAAGTTACTCCACAAGAAATAATATGTCCTAATTGCGGAAAAAAGCTAGATCCAAGCTTGAGATTTTGCACAGAGTGTGGAACCGAATTGGTGGCCTCTACTACGACTGAAAAATCTGCAGATACTACCAATATATCAGTTGATGTTCCACCCAAAGGAACTCTTGCAGTTGATCAGCAGATCGAGTTGCTCCAAAAACTAAAATCTTTAGTTGATGCTGGAGTTATATCCCAAGAAGAATTTGAAGCAAAAAAGAAAGAAATTCTTTGATTCAGGAGGAAAATAATTATGGCATATTGCACTAACTGCGGTAATTATGTGGAAGATGGAGCAAAATTTTGCGGCAAGTGTGGAAAAAAGATGTCCAGTAGTTCTGCTCCTAATATATCATCAGATTCTGCTGAAACCAAAGCATCGTCTCGCATTACTAAAAGAGAAACTGTTTACGAGGGTGAAATTCACAAATGCCCAAATTGTGGAGCAACATTATCATCATTTGTTAAGAGTTGTCCTGAGTGCGGATATGAATTGAGAGGGGCTGCAAGTGCAAATTCCGTTCAAGAATTTAGCAAGAGCTATGCAAGTGCAACTAATAACTCAAAAAAAATAGATCTAATCCGGACTTTTGTTATACCTAATACAAGAGAGGATATTCTCGAGTTTGCTATACTTGCTTCATCAAATATTGATGCCGGTTCATATACAAGAGGTGCTACTGTTGTTTCAGGCGGTGTTTCTCAACAAGAGGTCAGCGAAGCATGGATGGCTAAATTTGAGCAAGCGCAGCAAAAGGCAAATATTTTGCTGACTGATGATCCATATCTTGAGAAAATCAATAAGCTTTATTCTGATAAGAAGAAAGAGCTTTCAAATGCTAAAACCATGTCGGTTGGGAAAAAAGTAATTGGTGGCATTTTCGGAAACGATTTTATAAAAATTATGGCTCCCTTCATTTTACTCATGGTGTTAATGGGAGTCGGATTCCCCTTACTCTTGGGCGGTGGCGAAAAGAAACTTGAAAAACAAGTAAAGCAAATTGAAGCCTATATAGCTGAAGAGAATTATGACGCTGCTTTAACTACTGCTTATGCTATGTCGGATAGCTACAGTAATAGTTGGTCAGAAACAAGGGCAAGTTTAATAAACAGGATTCAAAATCTTCAGGCAAAGAAGGAAGGTTTAAGTGAAGCTAATGCTGGAAAAGTGCAATTTCCAGCGCAAACATTAACTGGCAAACAGGTCAGTGATGTAGTATCGATTCTAACTGCAGCAGGTTTTACAAACGTTACACAGGAACCTGTGCAAACTGATTTACTAACTGGTTGGTTAGATAAGATGATTGAAACGAAGGGAGAAGTTGAGGAAATAACAGTAAACGGTTCTACAGATTATACTTCAGGAGCATGGTTGCCACCTGATACGCCAATTATTGTTAGATATTGGAAATGATAAGGAGGGCTAAAATGGGACTTTTTAGTGGGAAAAATGGAGGCTTTATGGATCAGATTCGTTGTGATGAGCCTTCATATCTCATTTGGAAATGGCATCCGACAGGTTCAGAATCTGGTAACAACACTAGAGAAAATGCTATACGGTGGGGATCTTCACTACGTGTAAGAGAAGGCTCTGTGGCTGTGTTTGTTTATTCTCAAAATGATGGCACACTTCAAGAATATATTGAAGGGCCTTTTGATGAAGTGATTGCAACTAACAATTTTCCGGTATTGGCAAGTATAGTAGGCTTGGCATATCAAGGCGGTACCCCTTTTCAAGCTGAAATATACTTTATTAATCTTGCTCAGATAATTCAGATTAAATTTGCTGTACCTTATTTTGATGTATATGACCCAAGGTTCCTGGATTATGGAGTTCCTACAGCAGTTAGAGGAACTATCAGTTTTAAAATTACAGACTACAGGGAATTTGTGTCACTTCACAGACTTGAAACCTTTTCGGTTGAGGATTTTCAAAATCAGATAAAGGATGCGGTGATTCGATACGTTAAGGGAGTTGTATCTAATGTTCCTGAGGAAAATGGCATACCTGTTGTCCAGTTAGAGCGTAAAATAGAACAGATAAATGAAATAGTAGAGGCCAAGATAAAGAACCGACTTCAAGAAGAATTTGGCGTTACAGTTTCCAGTGTTGATATATCAGCTATAGATGTAGATAAAGAAAGCGAGGGATATCAGCAACTTAAGGCTGTAACACAAGACATAACCACGGCTCAAATACAGGCTACTTCAGAGATTGGAATTAAAGAAATGCGAGACAGCCAAAAACTTGGCATCCTTGAAAGGGCTGGAAAAGCGTTTGTTGATATTAAGGAAGGCGCTTACGCAAGACATAAACAAACTCAGTCTGCTAATTTTGCTGCTTATCAGACAGAAGCCCAAGAGCATGTTGGAGTAGCTGGTGCTGAGGGTCTCGGAAAAATGGGTTCTGGAGGTGCGGGAAACCTAGGCGGAGGTGGATTTAATCCGGCCGCGATGATGGCTGGAATGGCAGTTGGCGGAGCAATTGGACAGAATATTGCCGGAAAGGTGAGCAATATGATGGGCGGAGCCGGTCAACAGCAACCTCAACAACCGACAACTCCGCCACCGATTACAGGTGCACTTTATAATGTTGCTGTAAATGGTCAGCCCACAGGACCTTTTGATATTGCTACTTTGTCGAAGATGGTTTCTTCTGGAGAACTTGTTAGAGAATCTCTTGTATGGACAAGTGGTATGGCTGAGTGGCAAAAAGCAGGTGATGTAGGAGACCTTGCTAGTATATTGGGGCAAGTTCCACCGCCAATTCCAAAGATAAATGGAGATGGAATGCCACCTATTCCGACTGAATGAATAAAGCTTGAGACAAGGTGTAGTTTTGCCTTGTCTCTTTTTATAATATGTTTTTGAGTGGTTCATAGGATTTATGTAGAGGAAATGAAAATATGACGCCTAAAATGGACAGAATTTATTCTGTAATAATAGAGTATATGGATGTATTTTTTCCAGATAAATACAAAGTGCTGTTAAAATCCAGAGTTTCTTTAGGTCTTATTGTGGACCAGATTATGATGGAGTGTTGCGAAAGGGCATATGACGAAAACGAGAACAAGCAATCTTTGTGGGCACATTTAAAAGCTGATGATCCTGATTTTGATAATACTGATGTTGGAACAGCAAAACGGATGCGCTTTCAGGATAAAATTAACAAAATGAATAGTCGTAGTAAGATATTGGCTGATTACGTAAGAAAAGAGTATTCTATAGAAATACGAGACAAGATGTATGACAAAGAAGACGGGCATTATATTTTAAATAATCTAGATTACTTAAAGATTGGGCATTTGGCTCAGGTGCCTGACTTACAACTCATTGAAGCAATTTTGAGTAGAAGGATAGTTTCGGATAAATATACAGCCCAGGTATTTCAGGAGTGTTCGGATAATTATGAAGCCGAATGGAGAAAACTATCAGTATATGAAGGGAAGGATGAATTAACTAGAATTATCAATGGGTTGCTGAAATTTGAATTGGAATGGCAATGCTATTTTGATTTTATTTATGAAGTTGTTTGTGCCATGTCAAAATATAATATCAAGAGCATTCCTGATATAAAAGGCAGATTCACAGCTTTTTGCTATCAGCCAACTATTAAACCTGCGTTATCATGTGACCCGTCGTTTTCTTTTTTGCCAGAAATAACTGTTTTCAGCAGAGCGGTAAAAATCAGAAGATTGTTCATTAATGATATAGTTAGAGGAAGAGGTAATAAGTACGAATTTGCACAATCGCTTTTTCTTGAGTGCGTATATTGGATTGCATATTTTCAGGCTGCGATTTTGGTTGAAGATATGTCATTAGCGGAATGGTTTATAAAAAAGACTGATAAAGAAGACTGGGTTAGTGTTGTTGATTCTTATGATATAAATGATGCCTTCGTATCAGAAAAGCATTGGACAAAGCAAAAGGTTCGATATGCTAAGGATATATATGGACAGATGCTATTCGATTATAAAAAATAAAAAAATCGCTATTTTTCTTCTTAGTTGGATTATATAAAAACTTCTATACTTTGAGTAAAGAAACAGTTAAATGTATTCAAAGAGCGTAATGCTGAGAAAGAGGTGTATTATGATTCAACACAATATGGAAACAAATTTGAGAGAAACAAGTGTCTCATCCAATGGTAGAATAATTCCTGATAGTATATGGTGGTTAATTGGGATGTACGTGATTCCATGTGTCCCAGAATTCATTAAACAGATTATTGAAATTCCTGATCATATTATGGATAAAGGCTATAGCCTAAATATAACGAAGGGAGATATGGAAATAAGGTTTGAGAAGAATAACACAAATAATGAGAACCAACAATAAACTGTTAATATATGCAGCGGGCTGTCTATACAAAAAACAGCTCGCTGCATGCGTTTAACTCGATATTTTTATTTTTCCATTTCCTATGGTTGTTACCGCCATATGTTGAAAGTCGGAGATTGTTCCATTTAAATCTAATTTGCTCATGAAACTTGTTGCTAATGATTGCCCGGAAGCCAACGCTTCTGGAACTACTGTCTCAAAGCCATTTTCGCCACGGACTTCAAGTATGATATCTTTTCCGGCAGCATATCCAGCTGAAGCTAACATTGCACCTGCCATACTGCCTGCGACATAGGCAAAAGGAATAAATGGGAATAACGCTTGCAATAGAACACCGGATGTCTGTGAGGCTATGGCAATTATGATGTCCTGTGCCATAAGATCAGCATATTCGGCTTCTGTAATTTGCCCTTGAGATAATTGATATCCAAATCTGATGGCATCTATTGTGAGTACAGTTAGTGTGCCAACGGTTTCAGGTGCGATGTTCGTATATGCACTGCCAAACTTCCCGGACTGACATGCTATTACAATAGCGCTACTCACTGAGCCTTCTACGAATCCTTCACTGCCAGCGAGTACACCTTCTATCCCGGTTTCTTTCAGCTTCTTTTCATCGATTTTTCCTTCTTTTGCCGCATCTACAATGATTGCATAAACATCAGGACCAATTGCAAAGGCCGTACTTATTACAGCAGCCTGTGTTCCAGCGTTGATAGACTGCTTTAGGATGTATTTTGTAGTAATAAGCTGTGAAGGGGTTACATTAAAATCAGCTAAATCAAGATCTTTTCCGTCTCTGGTTAGTTCAACGAGTGCTTTGGCTTCTTTCTCTGTAAGCGGTCTGGACTTTGTACCGTCAGGAGCTTCTATTCTATCAGCAAGAGTGTCCAATGATTCTTGAAGCTCAGGAGAAAACTTATGTCTTTCAAGATTTGTGCTATTACTATTTTTTGCCTTTTTTCTTTTTAAGTAATCTTTGGCGTCATCGAGTTGATCCGAAGGAATGATTTTGCCTTGTCCTTCATAGAGAGAGTCATAAAGTGCGGTCAAAGGTTTATCATACTGTTCAAGATATTCTTCTGCACTAAGGGGAGGCTTTCCGTTTTTAGTATCCTTAGAAACCTTTTGCCGATAGTCTTCATAGAAAGTTTTTGCTTGTGCCTTTGCACTTTCATCAGCATTTTTATAATATTTTAAACTATAATCTTGAGAATAATCTTTTCCAGAAATAACGATATCAGGGGAAGCTTTACCGTTTGAATCAGGACGAGTGGCTCTAAATTCAGATCCATTGAGTGCCGCTTCGAGATTAAAACTATCAGTATGCCAAATTTCAGCTGCAAAGCCGGCATCTTGAGGAATTCCGCGCCCTCCTTTGACTTTGGCTCGAAGCTCTTTTTGCATCATTTTAGATGTTTCTGCGATCTGAGATTGCACTGAATTGACATAAGCTTTTCCCATAAGGGAAGATAGGGCTGTTCCAGTATATTTTGATGCGTAATCCCAACCTGCTTCAAATTTTTCAGTGTCTATATTTGTTACATAATTGATTATGTTCTCACTAATATCCTTTGCTTTAGATGATGCAGAATCATAAGCTTTACTAGCGTTCTCGGATATCACTTCACTTGCTTCTGTGGCTTTTTCCTTCGCTTTTTCGGCTCCTTCTTGTGCTGCCTTGCTAGCATCGTCTGTTTTTTCTTTTATAACTTTTCCAGCACTATCAGTTTTTTCTTTTATGGTTTGGCCTGCGCTGTCAACAGCCTCTTTTGCAGCCTGCCCAGCTTTATTGGCATTATCTTTTGCCGTTTCCCCGGCTTTTTGGGCATTGTCTAGTAAAGAATTACCAGCATCCTTTAAATCATCTAAACCAATGGCATAAGCATTAATTGAAGTATAAGGGGATGCTATAGATTGAAGCAATATAAGTGCAATAATAGCAAAGGAAAATATATTTTTCATGGTGTTATCCTCGTAAACAACTGATTTTACTGTAATAATAGCATGTTCAGCTGTTGCAAAATCTAAAGAAAGATGAGTTTAAAATAAAAAAAGCATAAACAAGAAACACCTTGTGCAACATTAATACTACCGTTTACTGATGAGGAACTGAAATATCACAAATCGTGATAATCCTTTCTGTTTTAGGGAAAAGAATAGCCAGATTCTATGCTATCATCAATATAGACGTGCATCGTAATAACGAGTATTGGAGAAGAATGTTATGATACCACCTTTTGATAAAGACTTTACCGGAGATATGTTTGATGATTATGGATTTGATCCGGTTGAGCTGGCAAATAGAAAAGAACTGGCAGGCCTCATGATTGAGGATTTTTTCAGAAATAAGGATGAGAAGGTAGTTGCTCCGGATACTACGGGAGTGGACTACTTCTTTTTACAGGAATTTATTAACGGCAGCATGGAGCAGGACTTCGCTGAGATAGAACAGGACTTTCTTAATAAGTGCCGCGCTAAACTCCAGGAGTTCAATGAGGCAGGGATTTATCTAGCCACAGAGTACAGGACGAGAAAAACGCTGGAGTGCATGCATAAGAAAATCATGATGCTTATCTATAGCGGGGCAAAACTTGGTGATGAGTATTGCGTTGAACTCATTAAATATCTGTACAAGACTTATCATAAAAAGGAATACAACAGCCTTAAGAGATTTCATAAGATCACAACGCAGGAAATCTTTGGCCTTGCTGAAGATGAATATGAAGAATATGACCTTCCGGTAATCGGCAGGATAATGGGCATGTGCCCTTTCATGCATATTGAATATGATCCGAACTGTTCCATAATGTTCAAACTTCTTTTAAAACGCAGAGATGAGTGGATGTCTGACGAAGAGGATTCCTGCGAATATATGGACTGGGATCATGATCTGTTCGTTTCATGTAAAGAACAGGTGGATGCATGGATTGATGAGAAGAAAAAGGAAAAGATTCCTTTCGAAAAGATGCATGCTAAATACTGGGAGCAGAACGAGTTTGTTGGTGCCTGCTTAAGAAACCGCGGATATGCAGAGGATTACGTATATCTGTGCATGGAAAATAACATGGGGCTCAGTATACAGCTGGCTCGTACTCTGGCTATATTAAAGACCATGCATCCAAACAAGGAATATACATTTGAAGAAGTCGAGCAGTATACCAACATGTATGATCTGGTGTCGTCCATGACGGACATTGCGGAGTGCGTAGAGTATGAGATCGGCTATCTAACCGGCGATAAGGTTGAAGAGTTTGAGGATGAGGATACCTGGTTCCATCCGGAGGCAATTACCGTAAGGAACGCTCCTAAGAAAGAGGAGAAGAAACCACTAACAAATGTAGCACCAGTAAGTAATGGTAAAGTCAG harbors:
- a CDS encoding SPFH domain-containing protein, with product MGLFSGKNGGFMDQIRCDEPSYLIWKWHPTGSESGNNTRENAIRWGSSLRVREGSVAVFVYSQNDGTLQEYIEGPFDEVIATNNFPVLASIVGLAYQGGTPFQAEIYFINLAQIIQIKFAVPYFDVYDPRFLDYGVPTAVRGTISFKITDYREFVSLHRLETFSVEDFQNQIKDAVIRYVKGVVSNVPEENGIPVVQLERKIEQINEIVEAKIKNRLQEEFGVTVSSVDISAIDVDKESEGYQQLKAVTQDITTAQIQATSEIGIKEMRDSQKLGILERAGKAFVDIKEGAYARHKQTQSANFAAYQTEAQEHVGVAGAEGLGKMGSGGAGNLGGGGFNPAAMMAGMAVGGAIGQNIAGKVSNMMGGAGQQQPQQPTTPPPITGALYNVAVNGQPTGPFDIATLSKMVSSGELVRESLVWTSGMAEWQKAGDVGDLASILGQVPPPIPKINGDGMPPIPTE
- a CDS encoding DUF6591 domain-containing protein, whose product is MAFCSNCGKEIPSGSNFCTACGIPAPQQDAIQTDNAMDANAAPVPAYNAQTVSTDVTPEKRMHLIWGIIAMVLGIACIVLHVTWPSVALGIAALVLGIICLSKHSKLYGFAIVAIVLSVVNFLTYVIAYDALEKEMDAAKSVYSENETNVSQSDFDRKEVPAGVNPDLVAFLDEYEDFVDKYCEFMQKYSENPTDLSLLADYASIMQEYSDFAEKVNSYDSKSMSTADANYYIEVTTRCTQKMLTVVGNMGDSGTN
- a CDS encoding zinc ribbon domain-containing protein; translated protein: MADNLGLDYDEIVILKETSVAHGGVMAMYTDELVLTNKKIICISKGMFGGTKKIYHYPLDQIKVFNGMPQVRQGKYSNGTATLDVYMVDGEDQFSFQTKNKKTISTWIYEINKLFGIETVQGGSENGADDDTVLGAFKEVGEEFKDVGREIAEQFGFKLKKKNTVGVNNNGNTSAANGINTGLKCSACGNPITAGAKFCPSCGAAIGLKKPAEVTPQEIICPNCGKKLDPSLRFCTECGTELVASTTTEKSADTTNISVDVPPKGTLAVDQQIELLQKLKSLVDAGVISQEEFEAKKKEIL
- a CDS encoding zinc ribbon domain-containing protein, with protein sequence MAYCTNCGNYVEDGAKFCGKCGKKMSSSSAPNISSDSAETKASSRITKRETVYEGEIHKCPNCGATLSSFVKSCPECGYELRGAASANSVQEFSKSYASATNNSKKIDLIRTFVIPNTREDILEFAILASSNIDAGSYTRGATVVSGGVSQQEVSEAWMAKFEQAQQKANILLTDDPYLEKINKLYSDKKKELSNAKTMSVGKKVIGGIFGNDFIKIMAPFILLMVLMGVGFPLLLGGGEKKLEKQVKQIEAYIAEENYDAALTTAYAMSDSYSNSWSETRASLINRIQNLQAKKEGLSEANAGKVQFPAQTLTGKQVSDVVSILTAAGFTNVTQEPVQTDLLTGWLDKMIETKGEVEEITVNGSTDYTSGAWLPPDTPIIVRYWK